From Thermococcus celericrescens, one genomic window encodes:
- a CDS encoding thiamine pyrophosphate-dependent enzyme, with the protein VMVVGWAGDGGTADIGLQALSGFLERGHDALYIMYDNEAYMNTGIQRSGSTPYGAWTTNTPGGKKHFLEKRHKKKVIDIVIAHEIPYAATASVAYPEDFVRKLKKARDTPGPSFIQLFAPCPTGWRSPTDKSIELARLAVQTAYFPLFEYENGRYRINMPSPKKEPKPIEEFLKFQGRFKYMTKEDIEILQQWVNHEWEKLKKLAEIFG; encoded by the coding sequence GTGTCATGGTCGTCGGCTGGGCCGGCGACGGTGGTACCGCGGACATAGGTCTGCAGGCCCTCAGCGGATTCCTCGAGAGGGGCCACGACGCGCTCTACATAATGTACGACAACGAGGCCTACATGAACACCGGAATCCAGAGGTCCGGTTCGACCCCGTACGGTGCCTGGACCACCAACACCCCAGGCGGAAAGAAGCACTTCCTCGAGAAGAGGCACAAGAAGAAGGTCATCGACATAGTCATAGCCCACGAGATACCCTACGCGGCAACCGCAAGCGTCGCCTATCCGGAGGACTTCGTGAGAAAGCTCAAGAAGGCCAGGGACACTCCGGGACCGAGCTTCATCCAGCTCTTCGCCCCGTGCCCGACCGGCTGGCGCTCACCGACCGACAAGAGCATTGAGCTCGCAAGGCTCGCGGTCCAGACCGCATACTTCCCGCTCTTCGAGTACGAGAACGGCAGGTACAGGATCAACATGCCCTCACCGAAGAAGGAGCCGAAGCCGATAGAGGAGTTCCTCAAGTTCCAGGGCAGGTTCAAGTACATGACCAAGGAGGACATAGAGATCCTCCAGCAGTGGGTCAACCACGAGTGGGAGAAGCTCAAGAAGCTCGCCGAGATCTTCGGCTGA
- the porD gene encoding pyruvate synthase subunit PorD: MAESPFKADIERVQKEYSEKMTPGAIATIPGSSVINKTGSWRVFMPEFNRDKCVRCYLCYVYCPEPAIYLDEENYPVFDYDYCKGCGVCANECPTDAIIMVRETK, from the coding sequence ATGGCCGAGAGTCCGTTTAAGGCCGACATTGAGAGGGTTCAGAAGGAGTATAGCGAAAAGATGACCCCCGGAGCGATAGCCACCATCCCGGGGAGCAGCGTCATAAACAAGACCGGTTCCTGGCGTGTTTTCATGCCCGAGTTTAACCGGGACAAGTGCGTCCGCTGCTACCTCTGCTACGTCTACTGCCCGGAGCCGGCTATCTATCTCGACGAGGAGAACTACCCCGTCTTCGACTACGACTACTGTAAGGGCTGTGGAGTTTGCGCGAACGAGTGCCCGACCGACGCTATCATAATGGTTAGGGAGACCAAGTGA
- the porA gene encoding pyruvate synthase subunit PorA → MPIRKVMKANEAAAWAAKLAKPKVIAAFPITPSTLVPEKISEFVADGELDAEFIKVESEHSAISACVGASAAGVRTFTATASQGLALMHEILFIAAGMRLPIVIAVGNRALSAPINIWNDWQDTISERDTGWLQFYAENNQEALDLILIAYKVAENEKVLLPAMVGFDAFILTHTVEPVEIPDQELVDEFLGEYEPKHAYLDPARPVTQGTLAFPAHYMEARYTVWEANENAKKVIDEAFAEFEKKFGRKYQKIEEYRTEDAEIIFVTMGSLAGTVKEYVDHLREQGIKVGVAKMTVYRPFPVEEVRALAKKAKVLALLEKNVTFSVGGALFQDFSRALINESEKPKIVDFILGLGGRDVTFKDLDEALAIAQKALNGEAVDEVNWIGLRKEIL, encoded by the coding sequence ATGCCGATTAGGAAGGTTATGAAGGCCAACGAGGCTGCCGCCTGGGCGGCCAAGCTCGCCAAGCCGAAGGTCATAGCGGCGTTCCCGATTACCCCGTCAACGCTCGTTCCGGAGAAGATCAGTGAGTTCGTTGCCGATGGAGAGCTCGACGCCGAGTTCATCAAGGTCGAGAGCGAGCACTCGGCGATTTCAGCCTGTGTCGGTGCCTCGGCGGCCGGTGTTAGAACCTTCACCGCAACCGCTTCCCAGGGTCTCGCCCTCATGCACGAGATACTCTTCATCGCCGCCGGCATGAGGCTTCCGATAGTCATCGCCGTTGGAAACCGCGCGCTGAGCGCTCCGATCAACATCTGGAACGACTGGCAGGACACCATCAGCGAGCGCGACACCGGCTGGCTCCAGTTCTACGCCGAGAACAACCAGGAGGCCCTTGACCTCATACTCATCGCCTACAAGGTCGCCGAGAACGAGAAGGTCCTTCTCCCGGCGATGGTTGGATTCGACGCTTTCATCCTGACCCACACCGTTGAGCCGGTCGAGATACCCGACCAGGAGCTCGTTGACGAGTTCCTCGGCGAGTACGAGCCTAAGCATGCTTACCTCGACCCGGCCAGGCCGGTCACCCAGGGTACCCTCGCCTTCCCGGCCCACTACATGGAGGCCAGGTACACTGTTTGGGAGGCCAACGAGAACGCCAAGAAGGTCATAGACGAGGCATTCGCGGAGTTCGAGAAGAAGTTCGGCAGGAAGTACCAGAAGATCGAGGAGTACCGCACTGAGGACGCCGAGATAATCTTCGTCACCATGGGTTCACTCGCCGGAACCGTCAAGGAGTACGTTGACCACCTCCGCGAGCAGGGCATCAAGGTCGGTGTGGCCAAGATGACCGTTTACAGACCGTTCCCGGTTGAGGAGGTTCGCGCGCTCGCCAAGAAGGCGAAGGTTCTCGCGCTCCTCGAGAAGAACGTCACCTTCAGCGTCGGTGGAGCCCTCTTCCAAGACTTCAGCAGGGCGCTCATCAACGAGAGCGAGAAGCCGAAGATCGTTGACTTCATCCTCGGCCTCGGAGGCAGGGACGTCACCTTCAAGGACCTTGACGAGGCACTCGCGATTGCCCAGAAGGCCCTCAACGGAGAGGCCGTTGATGAGGTCAACTGGATCGGCCTGAGGAAA